Proteins encoded in a region of the Nonomuraea helvata genome:
- the mtnA gene encoding S-methyl-5-thioribose-1-phosphate isomerase: MRTIDWVDGAIELVDQTLLPDKCVMLRIHTVDDLVDAIQRLAVRGAPALGVAGALGVVLADGDAAQIARLRAARPTAVNLAWGVDQAVAHLHAGREAVLAAALRVRDDDIAACVAMGERGADLLEGDRLRIMTVCNTGGLAAVERGTALGVVRTLHERGRLAEVLALETRPLLQGARLTTWELAKMGVPHRLIADSAGPYLLARGEVDAVLIGADRIAANGDTANKIGSYALALGAERAGVPFVVVAPESTIDQNTLSGEHIEIEDRGADEVVTVRGVRVAPEGTRALNPAFDVTPHDLITAIVTDRRVIRP; the protein is encoded by the coding sequence GTGAGGACCATCGACTGGGTGGACGGCGCCATCGAGCTCGTCGACCAGACCCTGCTGCCGGACAAGTGCGTGATGCTGCGCATCCACACTGTGGACGATCTGGTGGACGCCATCCAGCGGCTGGCCGTGCGCGGCGCGCCCGCGCTCGGTGTGGCCGGGGCGCTCGGCGTCGTGCTGGCCGACGGCGACGCCGCGCAGATCGCCAGGCTCCGCGCCGCCAGGCCCACCGCCGTCAACCTCGCGTGGGGCGTCGACCAGGCCGTCGCCCACCTGCACGCAGGCCGCGAGGCGGTGCTCGCGGCCGCGCTGCGCGTGCGTGACGACGACATCGCCGCCTGCGTGGCCATGGGGGAGCGCGGGGCCGACCTCCTCGAAGGCGACCGGCTGCGGATCATGACGGTGTGCAACACCGGCGGGCTGGCCGCCGTCGAACGCGGCACCGCGCTCGGCGTCGTGCGGACGCTCCACGAACGCGGCCGGCTGGCCGAGGTGCTCGCACTCGAGACCCGCCCGCTGCTGCAGGGCGCCAGGCTCACCACCTGGGAGCTGGCCAAGATGGGCGTGCCGCACCGGCTCATCGCCGACTCGGCGGGGCCGTACCTGCTGGCCAGGGGCGAGGTGGACGCGGTGCTCATCGGCGCCGACCGCATCGCCGCCAACGGCGACACCGCCAACAAGATCGGCTCGTACGCCCTCGCGCTCGGCGCGGAGCGCGCCGGGGTGCCGTTCGTGGTGGTCGCGCCGGAGTCCACGATCGACCAGAACACCCTCTCCGGCGAGCACATCGAGATCGAGGACAGGGGAGCGGACGAGGTCGTGACCGTCAGAGGTGTACGCGTGGCTCCCGAGGGAACGCGAGCGCTGAACCCGGCCTTCGACGTGACGCCGCACGACCTCATCACCGCGATCGTGACGGACAGGCGGGTGATCCGGCCGTAG
- a CDS encoding peptidoglycan-binding protein — translation MAIDLVLRRDWNARAPRGDYTQLDSTKGVKVHYTGGTVDPGIVHDHNGCVALVRSIQAYHMDGNGWIDIGYCVDEETEILTRQGWKSYQELRVEDIALTLNHDTGMSEWQPVLEVCVFPAMEREMIRMEGVCHSSLTTPHHRWPVERYRRRTGTERQKGPNGKWLPTGKAKRTVTSYERLWVTTETIGYWDRVPIAASCADLPTELKWSDAFVELVAWFWTEGHIKRTRQGAQSGVAIYQSLRNQSYLMRIRTALHKVFGPPVDRFPRRGRTTDGTPLWREAINDDLVEFHLSVDAGRQLIDVAPGRVPGFEFLLSLSQAQLALFIETSLAADNAGFDLLAQKDRAAAEAFMFAVLLSGSGASLRRIPPRGTTKTDMWLVTIRRQQYFMPRSAAQRRNANFTIQKEMYHGQIWCPRTENQSWLARRKGTVYFTGNTMIACPHRKVFEGRGLHHLPAANGAGLNSGHYAVLGLVGNSGLVLPPDGVLHGILDAIQYLRDRGSAGKEIKGHRDGYSTDCPGEPLYAWVRRGAPRPGGGTEPGPVAPPFPGRLLTYPPVTQGDDVRAWQAQMKRRGWVLTVDGAYGAESRDVCRRFQRQQGVTDDGIVGPVTWRLAWEAPAA, via the coding sequence ATGGCAATCGACCTGGTGTTACGGCGCGACTGGAACGCCCGCGCGCCGCGTGGCGACTACACCCAGCTCGACTCCACCAAGGGAGTGAAAGTCCACTACACGGGCGGCACCGTCGATCCCGGCATCGTCCACGACCACAACGGGTGCGTCGCGCTGGTGCGCTCCATCCAGGCGTACCACATGGACGGCAACGGCTGGATCGACATCGGCTACTGCGTCGATGAGGAAACCGAAATCCTCACTCGGCAAGGGTGGAAGTCGTATCAAGAGCTGCGTGTTGAGGACATCGCACTCACGCTCAACCACGACACGGGAATGTCCGAGTGGCAGCCCGTGCTCGAAGTATGCGTATTCCCCGCCATGGAGCGGGAGATGATCCGGATGGAGGGCGTCTGCCACTCCTCCTTGACCACTCCCCATCACCGCTGGCCCGTGGAGCGTTACCGTCGGCGTACTGGGACCGAACGGCAGAAGGGCCCGAACGGAAAGTGGCTGCCGACGGGGAAGGCCAAACGTACGGTCACCAGCTACGAACGCCTATGGGTGACCACCGAGACGATCGGTTACTGGGACCGTGTTCCGATCGCGGCTTCCTGTGCCGATCTGCCAACTGAGTTGAAATGGTCGGATGCCTTCGTGGAACTGGTCGCATGGTTCTGGACTGAGGGGCACATCAAGCGCACCCGGCAGGGAGCGCAGAGCGGTGTCGCGATTTACCAGTCTCTGCGGAACCAGTCATATCTCATGCGCATTCGCACTGCGCTCCATAAGGTCTTCGGCCCTCCCGTCGATCGCTTCCCCCGGCGAGGCAGGACCACGGACGGCACTCCTCTTTGGAGGGAGGCGATCAACGATGATCTCGTTGAGTTCCATCTCTCGGTTGACGCGGGCAGGCAGCTGATCGATGTGGCGCCCGGCAGGGTGCCGGGATTCGAATTCCTCCTGTCACTGTCCCAGGCTCAGCTTGCCCTGTTCATAGAAACCTCCCTGGCGGCGGACAACGCCGGGTTCGATCTGCTCGCGCAGAAAGACCGGGCGGCTGCGGAGGCGTTCATGTTCGCCGTGCTGCTGTCAGGGTCGGGTGCATCACTTCGCCGCATACCGCCAAGGGGCACTACCAAGACGGATATGTGGCTGGTCACGATCCGGCGACAGCAGTACTTCATGCCCCGATCGGCTGCGCAACGGCGGAATGCCAATTTCACAATCCAGAAGGAGATGTATCACGGCCAGATCTGGTGTCCCCGGACTGAGAACCAGAGCTGGCTGGCTCGCAGGAAGGGGACGGTGTACTTCACCGGCAACACCATGATCGCTTGTCCGCACAGAAAGGTGTTCGAGGGGCGCGGCCTGCACCATCTGCCCGCTGCGAATGGCGCGGGCCTCAACTCCGGCCACTACGCCGTGCTAGGGCTTGTGGGCAACTCAGGACTTGTCCTGCCGCCCGACGGGGTGCTCCACGGGATCCTGGACGCGATCCAGTACCTGCGCGACCGGGGCAGCGCCGGCAAGGAGATCAAGGGACATCGCGACGGCTACTCCACCGACTGCCCCGGAGAGCCGCTCTACGCCTGGGTCCGCCGGGGCGCGCCCCGTCCCGGTGGAGGCACGGAGCCCGGGCCGGTCGCGCCGCCGTTCCCCGGGCGGCTGCTCACGTACCCGCCGGTGACGCAGGGCGACGACGTGCGCGCCTGGCAGGCGCAGATGAAGCGGCGCGGGTGGGTCCTGACGGTGGACGGGGCGTACGGCGCGGAGTCGCGCGACGTGTGCCGCAGATTCCAGCGCCAGCAGGGCGTCACGGACGACGGGATCGTGGGGCCGGTCACGTGGCGGCTGGCGTGGGAGGCTCCCGCCGCCTGA